A stretch of the Argentina anserina chromosome 6, drPotAnse1.1, whole genome shotgun sequence genome encodes the following:
- the LOC126800742 gene encoding FRIGIDA-like protein 5 codes for MEKIASALKDSESKQRSLSRALEALQSQASSALLFSLQWKDLEDHFESTRAQIQTRFEELKTLEMKAKELEKVEELIDQGKRELGHLELLIEKKGCEVEERKRLVRDKDREISEGKKKLGSVRKKVTFEERELEMMQGMLEKCCEEIEAKRRELGLEDERFGVVKCGIVECERELRLKEEKMSLVEKSMEKCMEELDEKEKIVREMNEWKCKLEKKESELEGWAVGLALKEKQVKSKVKEVGLAEKRVLERLSEVEMKEKDFDEQRKAISEGRKHLDSLSSKLQMREWELCKQAKDLNLEKQKWESIERSTKECTEGPKSIEEPSVFHLETDITWDGRGLQLLMNEQLKRIDKMSSKMSAVFQGSSDPAKLVLDAVQGFHQPNPNKDNEEIDFDLEITRRSCIVLLKELKRISTPISPPVKEEAMNLATEWKSKLATENRMEILGFLQLVTTYELTSLYDANELQGLLAIIAQPKEANERQFLASEITITPPPVKDEEQESSLAKNAATSPILQPSSTVHERNLLEFQNEQMVWEHSLQSKIFVALKKSSNSDPAKLLLDLMQVSFAGYWMKEDVDFEPTAMESFISLLETVRRVQPHVGPQLKDNATNLAVQWKRKLRADDENSWEILGFLLFIATYDILFTFSTDDIAKLLVIISQHTPALKLCQTLVLADKLPDIILNLVQGKQLVEAVRLICTFKLSDKFPPAPLLHQFVEDSWNRCSEVCMKKIFLDEKDKVVDSQIADLRAVVQCINKYNLQSEYQPAVVEVQIDELKKLKENWRLSAQSLVSQIEPHEQSIEKKRSPSTPTLIFQPQQQPEYKDQLTAISAARPPPYPSPTCIPSYPQSHPSPVLQTNYGFPMPTNGQPCASSYGNGFMPTLKRPCMMNFGYQTPASVPFMPTMKRPCMMNAGYQAPAPAPVPSPAPTPAQMHSANYNVPCQFPHPNMLQFRGR; via the exons ATGGAGAAGATAGCCTCTGCTTTGAAGGACTCGGAGTCAAAACAAAGGAGCCTGAGCAGGGCATTGGAGGCGTTGCAGTCTCAAGCTTCATCTGCTCTGTTGTTTTCTCTGCAATGGAAGGACCTGGAGGACCACTTCGAGTCTACCCGGGCCCAAATCCAGACCCGATTCGAGGAGCTAAAGACTTTGGAGATGAAAGCCAAGGAGTTGGAGAAAGTGGAGGAGTTGATTGATCAGGGTAAGAGAGAGCTGGGTCATCTTGAGCTGTTGATTGAGAAAAAGGGTTGTGAGGTTGAGGAGAGAAAAAGATTGGTTAGGGATAAAGATAGGGAGATCAGTGAGGGGAAGAAGAAGTTGGGTTCGGTGAGGAAGAAGGTGACATTTGAAGAGAGGGAGCTGGAAATGATGCAGGGGATGTTGGAGAAGTGTTGTGAGGAAATTGAGGCGAAAAGGAGGGAGTTGGGTTTGGAAGATGAGAGATTTGGGGTGGTGAAGTGTGGCATTGTGGAATGTGAGAGAGAATTGAGGttgaaagaggagaagatgaGTTTGGTTGAGAAATCGATGGAGAAATGTATGGAAGAGTTGGATGAGAAGGAGAAGATTGTTAGGGAGATGAATGAGTGGAAATGTAAGcttgagaagaaagagagtgaGCTTGAGGGATGGGCAGTGGGGCTTGCATTGAAAGAGAAGCAAGTGAAATCGAAAGTTAAGGAAGTTGGTTTGGCTGAAAAGAGGGTTTTGGAAAGGCTCAGTGAAGTTGAGATGAAGGAAAAGGATTTCGATGAGCAAAGAAAGGCGATTAGTGAAGGGAGAAAGCATTTGGATTCACTCTCAAGTAAGCTGCAAATGAGAGAGTGGGAGCTTTGTAAACAAGCGAAAGACCTTAACTTGGAGAAGCAAAAATGGGAGTCGATTGAAAGATCCACTAAAGAATGCACAGAAGGTCCAAAATCGATAGAGGAGCCTAGTGTCTTCCATTTGGAGACTGACATAACTTGGGACGGTAGAGGCTTGCAGTTGCTTATGAATGAGCAGTTGAAGAGAATAGATAAAATGAGCAGCAAAATGTCAGCTGTTTTTCAAGGCTCATCAGACCCGGCTAAGTTAGTGTTGGATGCAGTGCAAGGATTTCACCAGCCAAATCCAAATAAGGACAACGAGgagattgattttgatttggaaATTACTAGAAGGAGTTGTATTGTTTTGTTGAAGGAGCTAAAGAGAATATCAACACCAATCAGTCCTCCAGTTAAAGAAGAAGCGATGAACTTGGCCACCGAATGGAAGTCTAAGTTGGCCACTGAGAATAGGATGGAAATTTTGGGGTTTCTGCAGCTTGTCACTACTTATGAGTTGACCTCCCTTTATGATGCAAATGAACTTCAAGGTCTTCTAGCAATAATAGCTCAGCCCAAAGAAGCAAATGAGAGGCAGTTCTTGGCATCTG AAATCACCATCACTCCTCCTCCTGTCAAAGATGAGGAACAGGAATCTTCACTGGCCAAAAATGCAGCAACTTCTCCAATTCTTCAACCAAGTTCCACTGTACATGAAAGAAATCTTCTAGAGTTCCAAAATGAGCAAATGGTTTGGGAACATTCACTACAGAGCAAAATTTTTGTTGCGCTTAAAAAGTCATCAAATTCAGACCCAGCAAAACTTTTGCTGGATTTAATGCAAGTATCATTTGCTGGGTACTGGATGAAAGAAGATGTTGATTTTGAACCAACTGCAATGGAGAGCTTCATTTCCCTACTGGAGACTGTAAGAAGAGTCCAACCGCACGTTGGACCGCAGTTGAAAGATAATGCAACAAATTTAGCAGTGCAATGGAAAAGAAAACTGAGAGCTGATGATGAAAATTCCTGGGAGATTTTGGGTTTCTTGCTGTTTATAGCTACGTACGATATACTTTTCACCTTCAGTACAGATGATATTGCCAAGCTTCTAGTGATCATTTCTCAGCATACACCTGCTCTCAAACTATGTCAGACACTAGTTCTTGCAGATAAGTTACCTG ATATTATTCTGAATCTTGTTCAAGGCAAACAGCTAGTTGAGGCTGTTAGATTAATTTGCACCTTCAAATTAAGCGACAAATTCCCCCCAGCACCACTGTTGCATCAATTTGTGGAAGATTCATGGAATCGTTGTAGTGAAGTTTGCATGAAAAAGATATTCCTTGATGAAAAG GATAAGGTTGTAGATAGCCAAATAGCTGATCTAAGAGCCGTTGTCCAATGCATCAACAAATACAATCTCCAGTCTGAGTACCAACCTGCAGTTGTTGAAGTACAAATTGATGAGCTGAAAAAACTAAAGGAGAACTGGAGACTCTCGGCACAATCTCTTGTGTCCCAGATTGAGCCACACGAACAAAGTATAGAGAAGAAGCGTAGTCCTAGTACTCCTACACTCATTTTTCAACCACAGCAACAACCTGAATATAAAGATCAGCTTACAGCCATATCAGCTGCCAGACCGCCACCCTATCCATCGCCTACTTGTATCCCAAGCTATCCACAATCACATCCTTCACCTGTATTGCAGACTAATTATGGATTTCCAATGCCTACCAATGGCCAGCCATGTGCCTCTAGTTATGGAAACGGCTTCATGCCAACTTTGAAGCGCCCATGTATGATGAATTTTGGATACCAAACCCCAGCCTCTGTTCCCTTCATGCCAACTATGAAGCGCCCTTGTATGATGAATGCCGGATACCAAGCCCCAGCCCCAGCCCCTGTCCCCTCCCCAGCTCCAACCCCAGCCCAAATGCATAGTGCTAATTACAATGTACCATGCCAGTTTCCTCACCCTAATATGTTGCAGTTTCGGGGTAGGTAG